A window of Halobellus sp. LT62 contains these coding sequences:
- a CDS encoding amidohydrolase family protein, translating into MLELNHGFRVVDFHAQLEPSDQAEVASRGRETTPEALERELHQAGVVRAVVSPGERPEGEGYLRANNAVARLSVDRPFLAFARIDGPRDPGSRAASRLRNLTASRAPHHVSPGDVEQYAYDDRFHGFTLAPERDGLPDAETLDQLDDVGLPVVVRAGRSFPPAAVAETLLGRDFPVVLAGFGGYPLDRELMSASIDLLDEHDQLYLDTRYVRFRSVLERALLEHPDRVLFGSGAPETHPNVGVMEILTLDVSEDAMRRAFSTNPARVVPALAPGETS; encoded by the coding sequence ATGCTGGAGTTGAACCACGGGTTCCGGGTCGTCGACTTCCACGCCCAGTTGGAACCGAGCGACCAGGCGGAGGTCGCGAGCCGGGGGCGCGAGACGACGCCGGAGGCGCTCGAACGTGAGCTCCACCAAGCGGGCGTCGTCAGGGCCGTCGTCTCGCCGGGCGAGCGCCCCGAGGGCGAGGGCTACCTCCGCGCCAACAACGCCGTCGCTCGTCTGAGCGTCGACCGCCCGTTCCTCGCGTTCGCCCGAATCGACGGGCCGCGCGATCCGGGGTCCCGTGCCGCGTCCCGACTCCGAAACCTCACCGCGTCGCGCGCGCCGCATCACGTCAGCCCGGGAGACGTCGAGCAGTACGCCTACGACGACCGGTTCCACGGGTTCACGCTCGCGCCCGAGCGCGACGGCCTCCCGGACGCGGAGACGCTGGATCAACTCGACGACGTCGGCCTCCCGGTCGTCGTCCGCGCCGGGCGGTCGTTCCCGCCGGCGGCCGTCGCCGAGACGCTCCTCGGGCGGGACTTCCCGGTCGTCCTCGCGGGGTTCGGCGGCTACCCGCTCGACCGCGAGCTGATGTCGGCGTCGATCGATCTCCTCGACGAGCACGACCAGCTGTATCTGGACACGCGGTACGTCCGGTTCCGGAGCGTGTTAGAGCGCGCGCTCTTAGAACATCCCGACAGGGTGCTGTTCGGCAGCGGCGCGCCGGAGACGCACCCGAACGTCGGCGTGATGGAGATCCTGACGCTCGACGTGAGCGAGGACGCGATGCGCCGGGCGTTCTCGACGAACCCGGCGCGGGTGGTTCCCGCGCTCGCCCCCGGCGAGACGTCGTGA
- a CDS encoding glycosyltransferase family 2 protein: protein MELSVVVPTLNGRDHLAATLDGLAANAPDAEVVVVNGPSADGTTGMIRERDDVDVLVEISDRTLNVSRNAGIRAASGDVVAFLRHDLAVEETWRDAIEAGIERAPVVTGPVHETLPAGMTTTSPETRRIQNRAVTYFNGGNVAFRAEVLDDLDGFDEYLETGGARDAAHRLAALDHDVGWESGLCVRTEYEADGGVDERSHGWKYRALTYRLIKNYGLRPTVVRRIASHAGADAISAARDVVAGDATPTGWVGTGRDVVSGVAAGWSDGLVARARDRTPARNPHGCSKRADRAVAKYDWR from the coding sequence ATGGAGCTCTCGGTAGTGGTCCCGACGCTGAACGGACGGGACCACCTCGCGGCCACGCTAGACGGGTTGGCCGCGAACGCGCCCGACGCCGAAGTCGTCGTCGTCAACGGCCCGTCGGCGGACGGCACGACCGGAATGATCCGAGAGCGCGACGACGTCGACGTGCTCGTCGAGATATCGGACCGAACGCTGAACGTCTCGCGTAACGCCGGAATCCGCGCGGCCTCGGGCGACGTCGTCGCGTTCCTTCGACACGACCTCGCCGTCGAAGAGACGTGGCGCGACGCCATCGAAGCGGGCATCGAGCGCGCGCCGGTCGTCACCGGCCCCGTTCACGAGACGCTGCCCGCGGGAATGACGACGACATCACCGGAGACGCGTCGGATCCAAAACAGAGCGGTGACGTACTTCAACGGCGGCAACGTGGCCTTCCGGGCCGAGGTGTTAGACGACCTCGACGGCTTCGACGAGTACCTCGAAACCGGCGGCGCGCGCGACGCCGCCCACCGCTTGGCCGCCCTCGACCACGACGTCGGCTGGGAATCCGGACTCTGCGTGCGGACCGAGTACGAGGCCGATGGGGGCGTCGACGAGCGGAGCCACGGCTGGAAGTATCGCGCGTTGACGTACCGGCTGATCAAGAACTACGGACTGCGACCGACGGTCGTCCGTCGGATCGCCTCTCACGCGGGCGCGGACGCGATCTCGGCCGCCCGCGACGTCGTCGCCGGCGACGCGACGCCGACTGGGTGGGTCGGAACCGGCCGCGACGTCGTCTCGGGCGTCGCGGCCGGTTGGTCGGATGGCCTCGTGGCGCGCGCGCGAGACCGGACGCCAGCGCGCAACCCGCACGGCTGCTCGAAGCGGGCGGACCGAGCGGTCGCGAAGTACGACTGGCGGTGA
- a CDS encoding class I SAM-dependent methyltransferase, with product MKGKEWYQADEVAEEYDSKRFSRGGRLIDDREKRAVLEALGPVEDKEVLEIACGTGRFTAMLAERGAEIIGLDISNAMLAQGREKARRAGVADHIEFLRGDAARLPFPDDHFDAVFAMRFFHLADTPAKFMAEMARVSNDIVFFDTFNGRSARVAYNWLLPMGSHLYSGSQVERLVDDAGLRLVNGEHDFLLPYGFYRKIPNGIAREFRDVDTSIGATSIGDALASVSYWTATVDGDDAQ from the coding sequence GTGAAAGGAAAGGAGTGGTACCAGGCCGATGAGGTCGCCGAGGAGTACGACTCGAAGCGGTTCTCGCGCGGCGGGAGACTCATCGACGACCGCGAAAAGCGCGCGGTCCTCGAGGCGCTCGGACCGGTCGAGGACAAGGAGGTCCTCGAGATCGCCTGCGGGACGGGACGGTTCACCGCGATGTTGGCCGAGCGTGGGGCGGAGATCATCGGACTGGACATCTCCAACGCGATGCTGGCGCAGGGCCGCGAGAAGGCCCGGCGGGCCGGCGTCGCAGACCACATCGAGTTCCTCCGCGGCGACGCCGCCCGATTGCCGTTCCCCGACGACCACTTCGACGCCGTCTTCGCGATGCGGTTTTTCCACCTCGCGGACACGCCGGCGAAGTTTATGGCCGAGATGGCCCGCGTCTCGAACGATATCGTCTTCTTCGACACGTTCAACGGCCGCAGCGCGCGCGTCGCGTACAACTGGCTGCTTCCGATGGGGTCGCACCTCTACTCGGGGTCGCAAGTCGAACGATTGGTCGACGACGCCGGATTACGACTGGTGAACGGCGAACACGACTTCCTCCTCCCGTACGGGTTCTACCGGAAGATCCCCAACGGGATCGCGAGGGAGTTCCGCGACGTCGACACCTCGATCGGGGCGACGTCGATCGGGGACGCGCTGGCGTCGGTGTCGTACTGGACCGCGACCGTCGACGGCGACGACGCCCAGTGA
- a CDS encoding MarR family transcriptional regulator — translation MSTSTAELDGDHLLSESEYRERLRELPPSAKLVAKVLESDAPLSQGQLAEESLLPDRTVRYALNRLEDADLVGSRYSFKDARKQVYYLNT, via the coding sequence ATGAGCACCAGTACCGCAGAGCTCGACGGTGACCACCTGCTCTCGGAGTCGGAGTACCGCGAACGGCTTCGAGAGCTTCCACCGAGCGCAAAACTCGTCGCGAAAGTCCTCGAAAGCGACGCACCGCTGTCGCAGGGCCAACTCGCCGAAGAATCGCTGCTGCCGGATCGGACGGTCCGCTACGCACTCAACCGCCTCGAAGACGCCGACCTCGTGGGGTCGCGCTACAGTTTCAAAGACGCCCGCAAGCAGGTCTACTACCTGAACACGTAG
- a CDS encoding MBL fold metallo-hydrolase → MTAASADLVSIRRISVPLDKPVPTGATNAYLVGDDEALLLDPAARTSELDKAVAESDVEHVALTHAHPDHVGGVAAYAEETDATVWCRRGREDRFAEYTGVEPDRTFAEGSTLPVAGGLDVIDVPGHAPDHVAFEADFGTICGDVAIAEGSIAVAAPDGDVRAYLVALRRLYARDPPRLFPGHGPVIEEPRAACERLLRHRLARERDVLAAVEAGARDIDAVVDAVYDRDLTGVRKFARATVVAHVETLAAHRRVRFDREAETVAPA, encoded by the coding sequence GTGACCGCTGCGTCCGCCGATCTCGTCTCGATACGCCGCATCTCCGTCCCGCTCGATAAGCCCGTTCCGACCGGCGCGACCAACGCGTATCTCGTCGGCGACGACGAGGCACTGCTCCTCGACCCGGCGGCTCGGACGTCCGAACTCGACAAAGCCGTCGCCGAGAGCGACGTCGAACACGTCGCGCTCACGCACGCGCACCCGGACCACGTCGGCGGCGTCGCCGCGTACGCCGAGGAAACGGACGCGACCGTCTGGTGTCGCCGCGGCCGCGAGGACCGCTTCGCCGAGTACACCGGCGTCGAACCCGACCGGACGTTCGCCGAGGGATCGACGCTCCCCGTCGCGGGCGGCCTCGACGTCATCGACGTCCCCGGCCACGCCCCGGACCACGTCGCCTTCGAGGCCGACTTCGGCACGATCTGCGGCGACGTCGCCATCGCGGAGGGGAGCATCGCGGTCGCCGCGCCCGACGGCGACGTGCGCGCGTACCTCGTCGCGCTTCGGCGGCTCTACGCCCGCGATCCGCCGCGATTGTTCCCGGGCCACGGCCCGGTCATCGAGGAGCCGCGGGCGGCCTGCGAGCGGCTGCTCCGACACCGACTCGCCCGCGAGCGCGACGTCCTCGCGGCCGTCGAGGCCGGCGCGCGCGATATCGACGCCGTCGTCGACGCCGTCTACGACAGGGACCTCACCGGGGTCCGCAAGTTCGCGCGGGCGACGGTCGTCGCGCACGTGGAGACGCTCGCGGCGCACCGTCGCGTGCGCTTCGACCGCGAGGCCGAGACCGTCGCGCCGGCGTAA
- a CDS encoding YkgJ family cysteine cluster protein, which translates to MNDTRSLETELERARELSVAELADAIESIGFECTRCGACCKGHEGADGEGTEPHTATVFPDEIRTLQSAEDGHTGSVGDGHTESVGDDRTGPDGDAAASEKAYDWRDVARPMPYGIVEGDDGPEGETFEWALQTDACGDCAFYEERESGDGAGTTGACRVHDDRPLICETYPFSVALGGTSQPMGEAVDEAGMVRAHECEGLGRDISRDDAEALATALKERAVRELTEAIGVRDNYGPVDQSAQDGVVVYDSEGPKRPDGTAIRDAE; encoded by the coding sequence GTGAACGACACTCGCTCGCTCGAAACCGAGCTCGAACGCGCCCGCGAGCTGTCGGTCGCGGAGCTGGCCGACGCCATCGAGTCGATCGGCTTCGAGTGCACGCGCTGCGGCGCGTGCTGCAAGGGCCACGAGGGCGCGGACGGCGAGGGGACGGAACCGCACACGGCGACGGTCTTTCCCGACGAGATTCGGACGTTGCAGTCGGCCGAAGACGGCCACACGGGATCGGTCGGAGACGGCCACACGGAATCGGTCGGAGACGACCGCACCGGACCCGACGGAGACGCCGCGGCCTCTGAGAAGGCCTACGACTGGCGCGACGTCGCCCGGCCGATGCCGTACGGAATCGTCGAGGGCGACGACGGCCCAGAGGGCGAAACGTTCGAGTGGGCGCTCCAGACGGACGCCTGCGGTGATTGCGCGTTCTACGAGGAGCGCGAAAGCGGGGATGGTGCTGGCACCACGGGGGCGTGCCGCGTCCACGACGACCGGCCGCTGATCTGTGAGACGTATCCGTTCAGCGTCGCGCTCGGCGGGACCAGCCAGCCGATGGGCGAGGCCGTCGACGAGGCGGGGATGGTCCGCGCGCACGAGTGCGAGGGCCTCGGACGCGACATCTCCCGCGACGACGCCGAGGCGTTGGCGACGGCGCTCAAGGAACGCGCCGTCCGCGAGTTGACGGAGGCGATCGGCGTCCGCGACAACTACGGGCCGGTCGATCAGTCCGCTCAGGACGGGGTTGTCGTCTACGATTCCGAGGGGCCGAAGCGTCCGGACGGCACGGCGATTCGCGACGCGGAGTGA
- a CDS encoding TIGR00725 family protein produces MRVSVIGGSVIDEEEAETATALGRLLGQRGHTVVCGGLGGVMEAVCRGAAEAGGHTIGILPTDRRADANEYVDEAIATGLGHARNAVVVMNGDAVVAVDGGGGTLSELGYASVYDRPTAGIGTHDADHVEAVETPEAAVKYVEETAN; encoded by the coding sequence ATGCGAGTCAGCGTCATCGGCGGAAGCGTCATCGACGAGGAAGAGGCGGAGACGGCGACTGCGTTGGGTCGGCTCCTCGGACAGCGCGGGCACACGGTCGTTTGCGGCGGGCTCGGCGGCGTGATGGAGGCCGTCTGTCGCGGCGCGGCCGAAGCGGGCGGGCACACCATCGGAATCCTCCCGACCGACCGCCGCGCGGACGCGAACGAGTACGTCGACGAGGCCATCGCGACCGGACTGGGCCACGCCCGCAACGCCGTGGTCGTGATGAACGGCGACGCGGTGGTCGCGGTCGACGGCGGCGGCGGGACGCTCTCGGAACTCGGCTACGCGTCGGTCTACGACCGGCCGACCGCCGGGATCGGAACGCACGACGCCGACCACGTCGAAGCGGTCGAGACGCCGGAGGCGGCGGTGAAGTACGTCGAAGAAACAGCAAACTGA
- the dph2 gene encoding diphthamide biosynthesis enzyme Dph2 codes for MSQDAATEGDLRNTGMSLKHDREWDYELDRIVEAIDERDATRVGLQFPEGLKRRGPAVADDLRELCDDDVTFLLSGQPCYGACDLDTYLMRRTDVFVHFGHSPMKESEKIIYVPLFSNVDPFPILEEAVEDLPEEEVGLVTTAQHMNRFGEMVEWLEERGYDVHTRRGDDRLTYEGQVLGCNYASADIDADQVLYVGGGKFHPLGLAMEHPEKKVLIADPVNNVVTVADTEKFLKQRYGAVHRAMDAEKWGVIFCTKIGQGRMEIAEEIIEDNDDAYLITMDEVTPDRLRNFDMDAFVNTGCPRITTDDGPRFHKPMLTPGEYRIAVGDEPLDSLEFDTFHGTW; via the coding sequence ATGAGCCAAGACGCCGCCACGGAGGGCGACCTCCGAAACACCGGGATGTCGCTGAAGCACGACCGCGAGTGGGACTACGAGTTAGACCGGATCGTCGAGGCGATCGACGAGCGCGACGCGACCCGCGTCGGCCTGCAGTTCCCTGAGGGGCTGAAGCGCCGCGGCCCGGCCGTCGCCGACGACCTCCGCGAGCTGTGCGACGACGACGTGACGTTTCTGCTCTCCGGGCAACCCTGTTACGGCGCGTGCGATCTCGATACCTACCTGATGCGCCGAACCGACGTGTTCGTCCACTTCGGGCACTCCCCGATGAAGGAGTCCGAGAAGATCATTTACGTCCCTCTCTTCTCGAACGTCGATCCGTTCCCGATCCTCGAAGAGGCCGTCGAGGACCTCCCCGAAGAGGAGGTCGGGCTCGTCACGACCGCCCAGCACATGAACCGCTTCGGGGAGATGGTCGAGTGGCTCGAAGAGCGCGGCTACGACGTCCACACCCGCCGCGGCGACGACCGCCTCACCTACGAGGGGCAGGTCCTCGGCTGCAACTACGCCTCCGCCGACATCGACGCCGATCAGGTGCTGTACGTCGGCGGCGGAAAGTTCCACCCGCTCGGTCTCGCGATGGAGCACCCCGAAAAGAAGGTGCTGATCGCCGATCCGGTCAACAACGTCGTGACCGTCGCCGACACCGAAAAATTCCTGAAGCAGCGCTATGGCGCGGTCCACCGCGCGATGGACGCCGAGAAGTGGGGCGTCATCTTCTGTACGAAGATCGGGCAGGGTCGGATGGAGATCGCCGAGGAGATCATCGAGGACAACGACGACGCCTACCTCATCACGATGGACGAAGTGACCCCCGACCGGCTCAGAAACTTCGATATGGACGCGTTCGTCAACACCGGCTGTCCGCGGATCACGACCGACGACGGCCCGCGGTTCCACAAGCCGATGCTCACGCCCGGCGAGTACCGAATCGCCGTCGGCGACGAGCCGCTCGATTCACTGGAGTTCGACACGTTCCACGGCACCTGGTGA
- a CDS encoding YlbF family regulator, translated as MSVQTDRLEALGRELGEAIAETPEYEAFEEKKAAVEADDDVQEQIAEFHERRDHFMHARQMGNATEENLQRVQAAQEELHSMPKMAAYLDAQEELTERLEAVNEAISDPIAVDFGGEAGGCCHD; from the coding sequence ATGAGCGTCCAGACAGATCGACTCGAAGCGCTCGGCCGCGAACTCGGCGAAGCGATCGCCGAGACTCCCGAGTACGAGGCGTTCGAGGAGAAGAAGGCGGCCGTCGAGGCCGACGACGACGTCCAAGAGCAGATCGCGGAGTTCCACGAGCGGCGCGATCACTTCATGCACGCCCGACAGATGGGAAACGCCACCGAGGAGAACCTCCAGCGGGTCCAAGCGGCCCAAGAGGAACTGCACTCGATGCCGAAGATGGCAGCCTACCTCGACGCCCAAGAGGAGCTCACAGAGCGCCTCGAAGCGGTCAACGAGGCGATCTCCGACCCGATCGCGGTCGACTTCGGCGGCGAGGCCGGCGGTTGCTGTCACGACTGA
- a CDS encoding CDP-4-keto-6-deoxy-D-glucose-3-dehydrase, with amino-acid sequence MLAIAGGKGGSGKTTTTLGVARAIDGPSVAVDADCDLPNLHALAGVPRGAPPDGLGHPDPGADDDTRIVPAPRDAPDGIGSRLRRLRARERGEADASPVTVGAIGRWAATGHTATGNRGEESGHDTPQDFDASPDCAAPRDRETIGTVLVDCPAGAGPDATVPLRVADGVLVVATPCVAALRDAAKTAAMARAVGTPVVGGVLTRARLVPPGVEELLGCEVLATVPDARDPLADERVRRAYDDLGAALFDRPKG; translated from the coding sequence ATGCTCGCGATCGCCGGCGGAAAGGGAGGCAGCGGCAAGACGACTACGACGCTCGGGGTGGCCCGCGCGATCGACGGCCCGAGCGTCGCGGTCGACGCCGACTGCGACCTTCCTAATCTCCACGCGCTCGCGGGCGTCCCTCGGGGCGCGCCGCCCGACGGGCTCGGCCATCCCGACCCGGGAGCGGACGACGACACCCGAATCGTCCCGGCCCCTCGCGACGCGCCCGATGGGATCGGGAGTCGGCTCCGTCGCCTCCGGGCTCGCGAGCGCGGCGAAGCCGACGCGTCACCGGTCACCGTAGGAGCGATCGGCCGGTGGGCAGCAACCGGACACACCGCGACGGGCAACCGCGGAGAAGAGTCCGGCCACGACACGCCGCAAGACTTCGACGCGTCACCCGACTGCGCCGCGCCGCGCGACCGCGAGACTATCGGCACCGTCCTCGTCGACTGCCCGGCGGGCGCGGGGCCGGACGCGACCGTGCCCCTGCGCGTCGCCGACGGCGTGCTCGTGGTCGCGACGCCGTGCGTCGCCGCCCTTCGCGACGCCGCGAAGACCGCGGCGATGGCGCGAGCGGTCGGAACGCCAGTCGTCGGCGGCGTGCTCACGCGAGCGCGACTCGTCCCGCCGGGCGTCGAGGAACTGCTCGGCTGTGAGGTCCTCGCGACAGTTCCGGACGCACGCGACCCGCTCGCCGATGAACGTGTCAGACGCGCGTACGACGATCTCGGCGCAGCCCTCTTCGATCGGCCGAAAGGCTAA
- a CDS encoding RAD55 family ATPase, producing MAGRLSTGVSVLDRQLDGGIPPGSIVLLAADPASQSELFLYELTAVRASLYLTTIRSDQAVRDAIDRTAGHVGEPTVRDVGGNAPLDTANRFVRDLPEGANLIIDVVDVLEETEPARYRQFLNELQTHMVNTGGLAVLHGMKSDGEPRNRGYTKHMSDAVFDLHTEIKGSDIENRLAVPKFRGAHPPEETIKLRLGERVTVDTSRDIA from the coding sequence GTGGCAGGGAGACTCTCGACTGGCGTCAGCGTCCTCGATCGCCAACTCGACGGCGGGATCCCGCCGGGGAGCATCGTGCTTCTCGCCGCGGACCCCGCCAGTCAGTCTGAGTTGTTTCTCTACGAACTCACCGCGGTCCGCGCGTCGCTGTATCTCACGACGATCCGCTCGGATCAGGCGGTCCGCGACGCGATCGACCGGACGGCGGGGCACGTCGGCGAGCCGACGGTGCGCGACGTCGGCGGCAACGCGCCGCTCGACACGGCGAACCGCTTCGTCCGCGACCTCCCGGAGGGTGCGAACCTGATCATCGACGTCGTCGACGTCTTAGAGGAGACCGAGCCCGCCCGCTACAGGCAGTTCCTGAACGAACTGCAGACGCATATGGTCAACACCGGCGGACTGGCGGTGCTCCACGGGATGAAAAGCGACGGCGAGCCCCGAAACCGGGGCTACACGAAGCACATGTCCGACGCGGTGTTCGATCTCCACACGGAGATCAAGGGCTCCGACATCGAGAACCGCCTCGCGGTGCCGAAGTTCCGCGGCGCGCACCCGCCCGAAGAGACGATCAAGCTCCGACTCGGCGAGCGCGTCACGGTCGACACGAGCCGCGATATCGCGTAG
- a CDS encoding FKBP-type peptidyl-prolyl cis-trans isomerase yields the protein MSDDQQADAAESQADADAEEVADGIQDGDFVRLAYTLRTADDGTVVDTTDLETAEEAEIDTDEYEFEPRVIVVGAGHVFESVDEALIGAEVGDSGTVEIAADEAFGEYDDDQVRTVSANKIEEDQRYPGAQVQIDGDQGRIVTIVSGRARVDFNHPLAGEDLEYEYEVLELVDDREEQAGSMLEMYLQEAPEVWIQTDTVEEEQLVEDDEADDDEADEADEDDEEEPEFETVEVEKETLYIEATPQMTMNQQWMFSKQQIAQDVMDRLDLDRVIVQETIEGMGGMMGGLGGMMGGDAGGLDAADLEEAVEDVDVDADELADELDADLDE from the coding sequence ATGAGTGACGATCAGCAGGCGGACGCCGCCGAATCACAGGCAGACGCCGACGCGGAAGAGGTCGCCGACGGAATTCAGGACGGCGACTTCGTCCGCCTCGCTTACACGCTCCGAACCGCAGACGACGGCACCGTCGTCGACACGACCGACCTAGAGACGGCCGAAGAGGCCGAGATCGACACCGACGAGTACGAGTTCGAGCCGCGCGTCATCGTCGTCGGTGCCGGGCACGTCTTCGAGAGCGTCGACGAGGCGCTCATCGGCGCGGAGGTCGGCGACAGCGGCACGGTCGAGATCGCCGCCGACGAGGCCTTCGGCGAGTACGACGACGATCAGGTTCGGACGGTCAGCGCCAACAAGATCGAAGAGGACCAGCGCTACCCCGGCGCACAGGTCCAGATCGACGGCGACCAGGGCCGGATCGTGACGATCGTCAGCGGTCGCGCACGCGTCGACTTCAACCACCCGCTGGCCGGCGAGGACCTCGAATACGAGTACGAAGTCCTCGAACTCGTCGACGATCGCGAGGAGCAGGCCGGCAGTATGCTGGAGATGTACCTCCAAGAGGCCCCCGAGGTCTGGATCCAGACCGACACCGTCGAAGAGGAGCAGCTCGTCGAGGACGACGAGGCTGACGACGACGAAGCCGACGAAGCCGACGAAGACGACGAGGAGGAACCCGAATTCGAGACCGTCGAAGTCGAGAAGGAGACGCTGTACATCGAGGCCACCCCGCAGATGACGATGAACCAGCAGTGGATGTTCTCGAAGCAGCAGATCGCCCAAGACGTGATGGACCGCCTCGACCTCGATCGCGTCATCGTTCAGGAGACCATCGAGGGAATGGGCGGGATGATGGGCGGTCTCGGCGGAATGATGGGAGGCGACGCCGGCGGTCTCGACGCTGCGGACCTCGAAGAGGCCGTCGAGGACGTCGACGTCGACGCCGACGAACTCGCCGACGAACTCGACGCCGACCTCGACGAGTAA
- a CDS encoding DUF7410 domain-containing protein — translation MPEQSPVPETTVPETTVPDDGTTPAVCPNCGRSFVTDRQRALHVGERHDATPAERRAYEDAREAESDELFRLHLKVVFAVGLLYAASVVAGVVAFSLPG, via the coding sequence ATGCCTGAACAGTCACCCGTTCCCGAGACAACGGTGCCCGAGACAACGGTACCCGACGACGGGACGACGCCGGCCGTCTGTCCGAACTGCGGTCGATCGTTCGTCACCGACCGGCAGCGCGCGCTCCACGTCGGCGAGCGACACGACGCGACGCCCGCAGAGCGGCGCGCCTACGAGGACGCTCGCGAAGCCGAGAGCGACGAGCTGTTCCGCCTTCACCTGAAGGTCGTCTTCGCCGTCGGTCTGCTCTATGCGGCGTCCGTCGTCGCCGGCGTCGTGGCGTTCAGCCTCCCCGGGTGA
- a CDS encoding cytochrome C oxidase subunit IV family protein produces MTHTKLYTAIFAVLFVSATIQVLVEFAELAYWTAFGIIIALSAFKAVLVAAYFQHLRFEPRSLTYVILIGLAAALALTLAASYSIL; encoded by the coding sequence ATGACACACACGAAACTGTACACGGCGATCTTCGCGGTCCTGTTCGTCTCGGCGACGATCCAAGTACTCGTCGAGTTCGCTGAGTTGGCGTACTGGACGGCGTTCGGCATCATCATCGCGCTCTCGGCGTTCAAGGCGGTGCTGGTCGCGGCGTACTTCCAGCACCTCCGGTTCGAGCCGCGCTCGCTGACGTACGTCATCTTGATCGGACTCGCGGCGGCGCTGGCGCTGACGCTCGCGGCGTCGTACTCCATCCTGTGA